The segment ACTTGTTTGGGTTAAGGTATGGGAGCTGCTTATGGAACTGCGAAGAGTGGTGTTGGTGTGGCTTCCATGGGAGTTATGAGACCTGAGTTGGTGATGAAGTCCATTGTCCCCGTGGTTATGGCTGGTGTGTTGGGTATCTATGGACTCATCATCGCTGTTATCATCAGCACCGGTATCAACCCGAAGGCTAAGTCTTACTACCTCTTTGATGGATACGCGCACCTCTCGTCTGGTCTTGCTTGTGGTCTTGCTGGTCTCTCAGCTGGAATGGCCATTGGAATCGTTGGAGATGCTGGAGTCAGGTTTGTTTGTTCCTCTTTTGCAACTGTATAAATAGTCCTTACCTAGTGTATTGAAACTTGACTTGTTTGGTTTTGGAAAAAATCTTGGCAGGGCAAATGCTCAGCAGCCTAAGCTTTTCGTGGGGATGATTCTTATCCTCATCTTTGCGGAAGCACTTGCTCTATATGGTCTCATTGTAGGCATTATCTTGTCCTCTCGAGCTGGTCAGTCCAGAGCAGAATGAGAAACAAAACAAACGTCAGGtgatgattattatttttttcgtGTGTGGAATGTCTCACTTGCTCTCATCTGTTTGTTTGGGGTTGCGATCTCTGCTCCTTCCTTCCGATGGGTGCTTGAGTGTAGGATGTTGTTATTTGTTTGGTTGGCTAATAATAAGACAAGTGTGCATGTTTTGTATTCTTTGTATTTGTCTTGAGGAACTTgatgatattttgtttgtaaAGAAGTTTGCTTCTGAAACCATCTTCGAGTGTTGTTATGATATTCATCTATATTTGGTGTCCTACAAAATGTAAGTTACAGTTTTGATTATGCAGTTAACTTTTAAAACGAATAAAACATGAATTAACAGAGGTGGTTTAACCAAAGTGATGATAATAACTTTCTGAAGATgacataaaacaaaaactagattttgacccgcgcttttgaagcgcgggatattttacgatgaaaaatttcactaataatt is part of the Raphanus sativus cultivar WK10039 chromosome 5, ASM80110v3, whole genome shotgun sequence genome and harbors:
- the LOC108856519 gene encoding V-type proton ATPase subunit c1 — encoded protein: MSTFSGDETAPFFGFLGAAAALVFSCMGAAYGTAKSGVGVASMGVMRPELVMKSIVPVVMAGVLGIYGLIIAVIISTGINPKAKSYYLFDGYAHLSSGLACGLAGLSAGMAIGIVGDAGVRANAQQPKLFVGMILILIFAEALALYGLIVGIILSSRAGQSRAE